One genomic window of Fusarium fujikuroi IMI 58289 draft genome, chromosome FFUJ_chr01 includes the following:
- a CDS encoding related to allantoate permease, with amino-acid sequence MKEDAAGSDKASVNIAETADNAKVSLAEGAGFTEADTNRLIRKIDWSIIPFVSLLYLLSFLDRTNIGNARLDTLELDLNMSGIMYNHALAIFFPFYIIAEIPSNMGMKRFRPWIWIPSMMVVWGICCTLMGIVHNYAGLLAARSFLGLAEGGLFPGIAYYITMWYRRHECGFRMAIFFSAATAAGVFGGFLARGIMEMRGLAGLAGWQWIFIIEGLLTVAVALASFKLMADYPDRAKFITDAERKHIQERLMLDRSGLAEEFEMKYVWDAFKDWKIWVHMLIATGTFTGVYSYSLFLPTIIRDLGYSSTTAQLMSTPPYLVACFVCVVAGWWADKIQQRGVFMIVFITMAGLGLILLMAVRHSGVRYFGCFLLASGIFPSVPQGIAWNSNNIGGSLKRGVGIAMNVSCGNLGGIIASYLFLKKDAPRYFPGFGTLLGCQVMALVLSVWMTIYLRRENARRDATHKDPSLYTEDEKHAEREKGDNATFFRYTI; translated from the exons ATGAAAGAGGACGCAGCAGGCAGTGATAAAGCAAGTGTTAATATTGCTGAAACGGCCGATAATGCGAAAGTGTCCTTGGCTGAGGGTGCAGGCTTCACCGAAGCCGACACCAACAGACTGATCCGCAAAATCGACTGGTCCATTATTCCATTCGTCTCTCTACTCTACCTCCTCTCATTCCTCGACCGCACCAACATCGGCAATGCTCGTCTGGATACCCTCGAGTTAGACCTCAACATGTCAGGTATAATGTACAACCACGCACTCGCCATATTCTTTCCCTTCTACATCATAGCAGAAATCCCATCCAACATGGGCATGAAGCGGTTCAGGCCCTGGATATGGATCCCCTCTATGATGGTCGTATGGGGCATTTGCTGCACCCTGATGGGCATAGTCCATAACTACGCTGGTCTGTTGGCTGCACGAAGCTTCCTTGGTTTAGCTGAGGGCGGTTTGTTTCCGGGAATTGCCTACTA TATCACCATGTGGTACCGCCGCCACGAGTGTGGCTTTCGCATGgccattttcttttctgctGCGACGGCTGCTGGTGTATTTGGCGGCTTTCTCGCCCGTGGTATTATGGAGATGCGAGGTCTGGCAGGCTTGGCTGGCTGGCAAtggatcttcatcatcgaaggTCTTCTTACTGTAGCAGTCG CACTGGCCTCATTCAAGCTGATGGCTGATTATCCCGACCGAGCCAAGTTCATAACAGACGCAGAGAGGAAACATATCCAAGAACGCTTGATGCTTGATCGATCGGGCCTGGCCGAAGAGTTCGAAATGAAATACGTCTGGGATGCGTTCAAAGATTGGAAGATCTGGGTGCATATGCTTATCGCAACTGGCACATTTACCGGGGTCTACTCCTATTCTCTTTTTCTACCCACCATCATTCGCGACCTCGGGTATTCCAGTACAACAGCCCAGCTTATGAGTACTCCTCCATATTTAGTCGCGTGTTTCGTGTGCGTCGTGGCTGGCTGGTGGGCGGACAAGATCCAACAGAGAGGAGTATTCATGATTGTATTCATCACCATGGC TGGACTTGGTCTCATTCTCCTCATGGCCGTTCGCCATTCTGGAGTTCGCTACTTTGGCTGCTTCCTCCTCGCTTCGGGCATATTCCCATCTGTTCCCCAAGGCATTGCCTGGAACAGCAATAACATCGGTGGATCACTCAAGCGAGGAGTCGGCATCGCGATGAACGTGAGCTGTGGTAACCTTGGCGGCATCATTGCATCCTATCTATTTCTGAAAAAAGATGCTCCAAGATATTTCCCAGGCTTCGGTACTCTCTTGGGCTGCCAGGTTATGGCATTGGTCTTGTCCGTCTGGATGACTATTTATCTACGCCGTGAGAACGCTCGCCGGGACGCTACGCACAAGGAtcctagcttatataccgAAGACGAAAAGCATGCTGAGCGGGAGAAGGGCGATAATGCCACATTCTTTCGGTATACAATCTAG
- a CDS encoding related to quinate transport protein, which produces MPIGNIYVIAGVSVVGGALFGFDISSISAQLGENSYKCYFNQGPKGPPFDDDEDCSGPTSLNQGGITASMAAGSWLGALVSGILSDRLGRKYSIMVGCIIWIIGSIISCASQNIGMLVVGRIINGFAVGIESAQVPVYIAEISPPSKRGRFIGMQQWAITWGILIMYYISYGCAMIGGRHSSDYSTAAFRVPWGLQMVPGVFLFFMMMLLPESPRWLARKDRWDECHGVLTLVHGHGDPDHPFVALELQDIKDMCAFEASIADVTYLDLFKPNMINRTVIGIFTQIWSQLTGMNVMMYYISYVFSMAGYKGNANLLASSIQYIINVLMTIPALLWMDKWGRRPTFLIGATLMCTWMFANAGILAAHGTEIPKDERDSPQVSMSVGGSAAKGLIACTYLFVASYAPTWGPASWTYPPELFPLRLRGKGVAFATSSNWAFNTALGLFTPVAFENITWKSYIIFGVFNVAMFIHVLFMFPETAGKTLEETADMFEDPNGIKYIGTPAWKTHVATHLTTKAEKGDVEAKLGAAHEEDAQHSVATTEK; this is translated from the exons ATGCCTATTGGCAACATCTACGTGATCGCCGGAGTCTCCGTCGTAGGCGGTGCACTCTTCGGCTTTGAcatttcttccatctctGCTCAATTGGGCGAGAACTCTTATAAATGTTACTTTAACCAGGGTCCTAAAGGACCGCcatttgacgatgatgaggattgcAGCGGACCTACCTCGCTGAATCAGGGTGGTATAACGGCGAGTATGGCTGCTGGTTCGTGGCTGGGTGCTTTGGTATCGGGTATTCTCAGTGATCGTCTTGGAAGGAAGTATTCCATCATGGTTGGTTGTATCATCTG GATTATCGGGTCTATCATCTCTTGCGCCTCCCAAAACATTGGCATGCTCGTCGTCGGCCGCATCATAAACGGTTTCGCAGTCGGCATAGAATCCGCCCAAGTCCCCGTGTACATCGCCGAAATCTCCCCGCCTTCCAAGCGTGGCCGTTTCATCGGCATGCAGCAATGGGCCATCACCTGGGGCATCCTGATCATGTACTACATCTCCTACGGGTGCGCCATGATCGGCGGGCGTCACTCCTCCGACTACTCCACCGCTGCGTTCCGTGTGCCCTGGGGTCTTCAGATGGTTCCGGGCgtgttcctcttcttcatgatgatgttgctgccAGAGTCTCCGCGTTGGCTGGCGAGGAAGGATCGTTGGGATGAGTGCCATGGTGTTCTTACGCTTGTGCATGGGCATGGAGATCCTGATCATCCGTTTGTGGCGCTGGAGTTGCAGGATATTAAAGATATGTGTGCTTTTGAGGCTTCGATTGCTGATGTTACGTACCTCGATCTGTTCAAGCCCAACATGATCAACAGGACTGTCATTGGTATCTTTACTCAGATATGGTCTCAGCTTACTGGCATGAACGTTATGA TGTACTACATCTCCTACGTCTTCTCAATGGCAGGATACAAGGGCAACGCCAAccttctcgcttcttctaTCCAGTACATCATCAACGTCTTGATGACTATCCCCGCACTTCTGTGGATGGACAAGTGGGGACGTCGTCCTACATTCCTCATCGGTGCTACTCTCATGTGCACATGGATGTTCGCCAACGCCGGTATCTTGGCTGCCCACGGTACCGAGATTCCCAAGGATGAGCGTGACTCTCCTCAAGTCTCCATGAGTGTTGGTGGAAGTGCTGCAAAGGGTCTTATCGCCTGCACGTATCTCTTCGTCGCTTCTTACGCACCAACATGGGGTCCAGCCTCATGGACATATCCACCTGAGCTCTtccctcttcgtcttcgaggAAAAGGTGTCGCCTTTGCCACTTCATCGAACTGGGCTTTCAACACTGCTCTGGGACTGTTCACGCCCGTTGCCTTTGAGAACATCACTTGGAAGAGCTACATCATCTTTGGTGTCTTCAACGTTGCGATGTTTATCCATGTCTTGTTCATGTTCCCTGAGACGGCTGGAAAGACACTTGAAGAGACCGCGGACATGTTTGAGGATCCTAATGGCATCAAGTACATCGGTACTCCAGCTTGGAAGACTCACGTCGCAACTCATCTTActaccaaggctgagaagggcGATGTGGAGGCCAAGCTTGGCGCTGCACATGAGGAGGATGCTCAGCATTCGGTCGCTACAACTGAGAAGTAA